From Marivirga harenae, one genomic window encodes:
- a CDS encoding alpha-amylase produces MKRLIAQRFIALLLMVIIASCSDENKLEEQRKHSNKKATDPFSDVTRNDGNSNQRNPGPGGGIIMQAFYWDVPAGGTWYQTIESKIADWDAAGVSAIWLPPVSKAMNGGYSMGYDPFDYFDFGDYNQQGSVETRFGSRSELESLINTAHQFDIDVYADIVLNHNSGGDLESNPYTGTDTYTDFNPASGKFYRSASDFHPNAIVGSDEGVFGGFPDLSHSNTYVQDWLWNRSDGVGKYYRDELGFDGWRFDYVKGFGGWVVREWMNNVGGFAVGEYWDGNAQLLQDWVNSTNRTSSAFDFACYYRMDEAFDGNDLTKLQGDMLWKRDAAKAVTFVTNHDTDEIWDKMHAYAYIFTHEGYPTLFYQDYEEWLDQNKLDNLMWIHRNLATGGTNILYADNDEYVARRNGNPGIVVYLNDSNQWLERWVPTNWGNAVIKDYTGNSNWEPTTQNDQWVKIQCPPNSYTVWSLK; encoded by the coding sequence ATGAAACGATTAATTGCACAACGATTTATTGCATTATTACTGATGGTAATAATTGCATCCTGCTCTGATGAAAATAAGCTTGAAGAGCAGCGAAAGCACTCGAACAAAAAAGCGACCGATCCATTTTCAGACGTCACCAGAAATGATGGCAATAGCAATCAAAGAAATCCTGGACCTGGGGGTGGCATCATTATGCAGGCTTTCTACTGGGATGTGCCAGCAGGCGGAACTTGGTATCAAACCATTGAAAGTAAAATCGCAGATTGGGATGCAGCAGGTGTCAGTGCCATTTGGCTCCCTCCTGTTTCAAAAGCTATGAATGGCGGATATTCGATGGGATATGATCCTTTTGATTACTTCGACTTCGGTGATTATAATCAACAAGGTTCTGTGGAAACTCGTTTTGGATCTCGATCTGAATTGGAGAGTTTAATCAATACTGCACATCAATTTGATATTGATGTCTATGCCGATATAGTCCTAAACCACAATAGCGGAGGTGATTTAGAATCCAATCCATATACTGGAACAGATACTTATACAGATTTCAATCCAGCTTCCGGTAAATTCTATAGATCTGCAAGTGATTTTCATCCCAATGCTATTGTAGGAAGTGATGAAGGTGTCTTCGGTGGCTTTCCAGATTTAAGTCACTCTAACACATATGTACAAGATTGGCTATGGAATAGAAGCGATGGAGTAGGAAAATATTACAGAGACGAATTAGGTTTCGATGGTTGGAGATTTGACTATGTAAAAGGTTTTGGAGGCTGGGTAGTCCGTGAATGGATGAATAACGTAGGCGGTTTTGCCGTAGGTGAATATTGGGATGGCAATGCACAACTGCTTCAAGATTGGGTCAACAGTACCAATAGAACCTCTTCCGCATTCGATTTTGCATGCTACTATAGAATGGATGAAGCTTTTGATGGAAATGATTTAACAAAATTACAAGGCGATATGCTTTGGAAAAGGGATGCTGCGAAAGCGGTGACATTCGTAACCAATCATGATACAGATGAGATCTGGGATAAAATGCATGCATATGCCTATATCTTTACCCACGAAGGTTATCCTACTCTTTTCTATCAAGATTATGAGGAATGGCTAGATCAAAACAAATTGGATAACTTAATGTGGATTCATAGAAATTTAGCGACTGGCGGAACTAATATTTTATATGCTGATAATGATGAGTATGTTGCCAGAAGAAATGGTAATCCTGGTATTGTGGTTTATCTAAATGATTCCAATCAGTGGCTTGAGCGTTGGGTGCCGACTAACTGGGGTAATGCTGTCATCAAAGATTATACAGGGAATTCCAATTGGGAGCCAACTACACAAAATGACCAATGGGTAAAAATTCAATGTCCGCCAAATAGTTATACAGTTTGGTCTTTGAAATAA
- a CDS encoding DUF427 domain-containing protein, translating into MKKIKPKVGQESVWDYPRPPVVEAVTQHLRIVFNQEVIADTNQSYRVLETSHPPTYYLPISSFKKETLVEGVFSTACEFKGIAFYYDIRNRNRLVSNAAWGYPTPKGVFKVLQGHIAVYAHKMDACYVGNEKVQAQEGDFYGGWITSKIVGPFKGAKGTWGW; encoded by the coding sequence ATGAAAAAGATTAAACCCAAGGTAGGTCAGGAATCAGTTTGGGATTATCCACGACCACCAGTAGTAGAAGCAGTAACACAGCATTTAAGAATTGTATTTAATCAGGAAGTGATAGCAGATACAAATCAATCCTATAGAGTCTTGGAAACCAGCCATCCACCTACCTACTATTTACCTATCTCTTCATTCAAAAAAGAGACTCTAGTAGAGGGAGTATTTAGTACTGCTTGCGAATTTAAAGGAATTGCGTTTTACTACGACATTAGAAATAGGAACCGATTGGTATCAAATGCTGCTTGGGGATATCCAACACCGAAAGGTGTATTCAAAGTATTGCAGGGCCATATAGCAGTTTATGCTCATAAAATGGACGCTTGCTATGTAGGGAACGAAAAAGTTCAGGCTCAGGAAGGAGATTTCTATGGAGGATGGATTACATCCAAAATTGTGGGACCGTTTAAAGGAGCCAAAGGCACTTGGGGCTGGTAA
- a CDS encoding SanA/YdcF family protein — translation MIKFSIRLGLFLLISAIVFAIFSNVFIISKTSDYIYEDVDSIPIKEMALVLGTSKRNVKGEANSFFDNRMEAAAQLYHKGKVKGLLLSGDNRTRYYNEPSDMKKALMEKGVPERVISIDTAGLRTIESVARCKEVFHHNDVTIITQEFHAFRALYISQYYEMDAIAFPAAEVPVYSSTQVTIREFFARPKALLDLYILNNNYINFKGNR, via the coding sequence ATGATAAAATTTTCTATTCGCCTTGGCTTATTCCTTTTAATATCCGCAATTGTATTTGCCATATTCTCCAATGTTTTCATTATTTCAAAAACTAGCGATTATATATATGAGGATGTTGATAGCATACCAATCAAGGAAATGGCTTTAGTTCTGGGGACTAGCAAGAGAAATGTGAAAGGTGAAGCCAATAGTTTTTTTGATAATAGGATGGAGGCAGCAGCTCAACTGTATCATAAGGGTAAAGTAAAAGGGTTATTGCTCAGTGGGGATAATAGAACTAGATACTATAACGAGCCTAGTGATATGAAAAAAGCTTTAATGGAGAAAGGTGTTCCTGAAAGGGTTATTTCCATTGATACTGCTGGCCTACGAACCATAGAAAGTGTAGCTCGGTGCAAAGAAGTATTTCATCATAATGATGTTACGATTATTACACAAGAATTCCACGCCTTTAGAGCCCTTTATATCAGTCAGTATTATGAAATGGATGCTATTGCCTTTCCAGCAGCAGAAGTCCCAGTCTATTCCTCCACTCAAGTGACTATCAGAGAATTTTTTGCTCGTCCCAAAGCTTTGTTAGACCTATATATCTTAAATAATAATTATATCAATTTCAAAGGAAACAGGTGA
- the arfB gene encoding alternative ribosome rescue aminoacyl-tRNA hydrolase ArfB, translated as MSHVKFKFSKIRKEITVSTARSGGAGGQHVNKVETKVILRFSVNESQILSDFERDTICKALTNKLSKSGDLLITAENHSSQIKNKELAYKKMERTLSKAFVKPKIRKKTKPTKASQKKRLQKKKIQGEKKKMRKNPMKE; from the coding sequence ATGAGTCACGTAAAATTTAAATTCAGTAAAATCAGGAAAGAAATTACAGTCTCCACAGCTAGAAGTGGTGGCGCTGGGGGGCAGCATGTAAATAAGGTCGAGACAAAGGTAATATTACGGTTTAGTGTAAATGAATCGCAAATATTATCCGATTTTGAAAGAGACACAATCTGTAAAGCGCTCACCAATAAACTAAGTAAGTCTGGCGATCTACTAATAACAGCGGAGAATCACTCCTCACAAATAAAAAATAAGGAATTGGCCTACAAAAAAATGGAAAGAACCTTGTCCAAAGCCTTTGTAAAACCAAAAATCAGAAAGAAAACGAAACCAACTAAGGCTTCTCAGAAAAAACGCTTACAAAAGAAAAAAATTCAAGGTGAGAAAAAGAAAATGCGTAAAAATCCAATGAAGGAATAG
- a CDS encoding pyridoxamine 5'-phosphate oxidase family protein: MSLIKPGINLEEIKTVLVQVLNRAGNDKHSAFRFLTLNTVTDGFPNSRYVVLRKFKTGSKELYIYTDYRSKKISEITENNLVSVLAYDKQRRFQIKLRAKAYIHHQDEIADGHWNSMNGGKESYNTEFRPGLKMNSLQNALQMKADIDDKYFAVIRLEVAQAEILQLNSEGHIRAQFDFEADKASFLVP, from the coding sequence ATGAGTTTGATTAAGCCTGGAATCAATCTTGAGGAAATTAAGACGGTACTTGTACAGGTGCTCAATAGAGCAGGGAATGACAAGCACTCCGCCTTTCGCTTCCTCACTCTTAATACCGTAACAGATGGATTTCCCAATTCTAGATATGTGGTTTTAAGGAAATTTAAGACGGGAAGTAAAGAATTATATATTTATACAGACTACCGATCAAAAAAAATTAGTGAAATAACAGAAAACAATCTGGTAAGTGTTTTGGCTTATGATAAACAAAGAAGATTTCAGATTAAATTAAGAGCTAAGGCATATATTCACCATCAAGATGAAATTGCAGATGGCCACTGGAACTCCATGAATGGAGGAAAAGAATCCTACAATACGGAATTCAGACCTGGACTGAAAATGAATTCATTACAAAACGCCCTTCAAATGAAAGCAGATATTGATGATAAATATTTTGCTGTAATCAGACTGGAAGTTGCTCAGGCTGAAATCCTTCAATTGAATTCGGAAGGGCACATTAGAGCACAATTCGATTTTGAAGCTGATAAAGCCTCCTTTTTAGTACCTTAA
- a CDS encoding DNA gyrase/topoisomerase IV subunit A: protein MEENNENIEPNNNQNGEDKDKLHNVIPVSGMYENWFLDYASYVILERAVPANEDGFKPVQRRIMHAMKEMDDGRFNKVANIIGQTMQYHPHGDASIGDAIVNMGQKDILIETQGNWGDIRTGDSSAAPRYIEARLSKFALDVVFNPQTTEWQLSYDGRKKEPVTLPVKFPLLLAQGVEGIAVGLSTKILPHNFCELINACIDVLKNKKVEFYPDFPTGGMADFSEYNQGLRGGKIRVRAKIEEGEKRTLLIKNIPFGTTTTGLIESIIKANDKGKIKVKKVVDNTAKDVEIEVQLAAGQSPDITIDALYAFTDCEVSISPNACVIIEDKPHFLPVNEILKKNVDDTLNLLERELEIRKGELMEKILFSSLEKIFIENRIYRNIEECETWEAVLETIDKGLEPFKPQFYRDITQEDIIRLTEIKIKRISKFDKFKADELMRKLEEELKEVEHHLQHLTEYAIAYYKGLLEKYGKGKERKTEIKSFDNIQAHTVAANNQKLYVNRAEGFIGYGMKKDEFVTDCSDLDDVIAFKRDGTYKVVRIDEKVFVGKDIIHVDIFRKNDERRVYNAAYLDGKTGRTMVKRFQVLSVTRDRDYDVSKGAKGSKVLYLEARPNGESEVINVKLSNSCRARVKVFDFDFAELEIKGRGAGGNILTKYPVKKIEFKLLGESSFGGLKIYYDQSVGKLNTDERGQMIGSFHGDDNILVINKDGSYELSNYELTNRFDGDKVLLIEKFDPNKVIASVYYDGASKNYYVKRFQIETRTLNKAFVFISEHKKSVLTLVTTDKDPQLEIEFRKGKGREKESAIYDFDMLIDVKGWKAIGNKLSQYDVTKVKLLESKKEEKPKEFKSGDSIEFDVDDDKEQLGLF from the coding sequence ATGGAAGAAAATAACGAGAATATAGAACCTAATAACAACCAAAACGGAGAGGATAAAGATAAATTACACAATGTGATTCCAGTTTCAGGTATGTATGAAAACTGGTTTTTAGATTATGCATCTTACGTAATCCTTGAGCGAGCTGTACCTGCTAATGAAGACGGTTTTAAGCCTGTCCAGAGACGTATCATGCATGCCATGAAGGAAATGGATGATGGGCGTTTTAATAAAGTAGCGAACATCATTGGACAAACTATGCAATATCATCCACATGGTGATGCTTCTATAGGCGATGCTATTGTAAATATGGGTCAGAAGGATATTCTAATTGAAACCCAAGGGAACTGGGGCGATATTAGAACAGGAGATAGTTCTGCTGCCCCCAGATATATTGAGGCGCGACTCTCAAAATTTGCACTAGATGTAGTTTTCAATCCTCAAACTACAGAATGGCAGTTATCCTACGATGGACGAAAAAAAGAACCGGTTACATTACCAGTAAAATTCCCACTATTATTAGCTCAAGGTGTTGAAGGGATTGCAGTCGGTCTTTCTACCAAAATACTCCCCCATAACTTCTGTGAATTAATCAATGCTTGTATTGATGTTTTAAAGAATAAAAAAGTAGAATTTTATCCGGACTTCCCGACTGGTGGAATGGCCGATTTTTCGGAATACAACCAAGGTTTAAGAGGTGGTAAAATCAGAGTTAGAGCTAAAATAGAGGAAGGAGAGAAGCGAACACTTTTAATCAAAAACATTCCTTTTGGCACAACCACAACTGGTTTAATTGAATCTATCATCAAAGCTAATGATAAAGGAAAGATTAAGGTCAAAAAAGTAGTAGATAACACGGCTAAAGATGTGGAAATTGAGGTTCAATTAGCTGCTGGTCAATCACCGGACATCACTATCGATGCACTTTATGCCTTCACAGACTGTGAAGTCTCCATTTCTCCTAATGCATGTGTTATCATTGAGGATAAACCTCATTTCTTGCCTGTCAATGAGATTCTGAAAAAGAATGTGGATGATACGCTTAATCTATTGGAGCGTGAACTGGAGATCAGGAAAGGAGAGCTAATGGAGAAAATCCTATTTTCTTCCTTAGAAAAGATATTCATAGAAAACAGGATTTATAGAAATATTGAGGAATGCGAAACTTGGGAAGCGGTTCTTGAGACTATTGATAAGGGATTAGAGCCATTCAAACCTCAATTTTACAGAGACATAACGCAAGAGGACATCATCCGATTAACGGAAATTAAGATTAAGAGAATTTCCAAATTTGATAAATTCAAGGCGGATGAATTGATGCGCAAATTGGAAGAGGAGTTGAAAGAAGTGGAACATCACCTGCAACATCTAACCGAATATGCCATAGCATATTATAAAGGATTATTAGAGAAGTATGGAAAAGGCAAAGAGCGTAAAACAGAGATAAAGAGTTTTGATAATATCCAGGCTCATACGGTTGCGGCCAATAATCAGAAACTTTATGTTAATCGTGCGGAAGGCTTCATTGGCTACGGTATGAAGAAGGATGAGTTCGTGACTGATTGCTCTGATTTGGATGATGTAATTGCATTTAAAAGGGACGGGACTTACAAAGTAGTTAGAATTGATGAAAAGGTGTTCGTTGGGAAAGACATTATACATGTTGATATTTTTAGAAAGAATGATGAACGCAGGGTTTATAACGCAGCTTATTTAGACGGGAAGACCGGTCGAACAATGGTGAAGAGATTTCAGGTTTTATCGGTTACCAGGGATCGGGATTATGATGTTTCTAAGGGTGCAAAAGGCTCAAAGGTATTGTATTTGGAAGCTCGTCCAAATGGAGAATCAGAGGTGATTAATGTTAAATTATCGAATTCTTGCAGGGCGAGAGTAAAAGTATTTGATTTTGATTTTGCTGAATTGGAAATTAAGGGCAGAGGAGCTGGAGGTAATATTCTGACTAAATATCCTGTTAAGAAGATTGAATTTAAATTGCTTGGAGAAAGTAGTTTTGGTGGCCTGAAGATCTATTATGATCAGTCAGTAGGTAAACTCAATACTGATGAAAGAGGACAGATGATCGGTTCCTTCCATGGTGACGATAATATATTGGTTATAAACAAAGATGGGTCATATGAACTAAGCAATTATGAGTTGACCAATCGTTTTGATGGGGACAAGGTCTTACTAATAGAGAAATTTGATCCTAATAAAGTGATAGCAAGCGTTTATTATGATGGGGCTTCTAAAAACTATTATGTGAAGCGTTTCCAGATTGAAACGCGAACTCTGAATAAAGCATTTGTTTTTATTTCGGAACATAAAAAGTCCGTCCTCACTTTGGTGACTACAGACAAGGATCCTCAGCTTGAAATTGAATTCAGGAAAGGTAAAGGCAGGGAAAAAGAATCAGCAATTTATGATTTTGACATGCTTATTGACGTTAAAGGCTGGAAAGCAATAGGAAATAAACTTTCTCAATATGATGTTACAAAAGTAAAATTATTGGAAAGCAAAAAAGAAGAAAAGCCTAAGGAGTTTAAATCAGGTGACTCCATTGAATTTGATGTAGATGATGATAAAGAGCAATTAGGCTTGTTTTAA
- a CDS encoding TrmH family RNA methyltransferase: protein MDVELNHFLTQKFGEFLSEERKGFIESVLENRTEFMRVVLEDIRDPHNANAIIRSGECLGIQHYHIIENENAFKLGRGVSRGAIKWVDVHQYPESKTPTKDVLSDLKSKGYKIVVTSPNGNACSPEDLHLTQPFAVVMGNERDGVSEESKAMADDFVRLPMHGFTESYNVSVASGIIFYSLISKIRSLVENWQFDDQTKADYRLQWYKKCMARPDDYERFFVKAFEPDKL, encoded by the coding sequence ATGGACGTTGAATTAAATCATTTTCTCACTCAAAAATTTGGGGAATTTCTCTCCGAAGAACGAAAAGGCTTTATTGAATCCGTTCTTGAAAATAGAACCGAATTTATGAGAGTAGTTTTGGAAGATATAAGGGATCCACATAATGCCAATGCGATTATTAGATCTGGAGAATGTTTGGGAATTCAGCACTACCATATAATAGAAAATGAAAATGCATTCAAATTAGGTAGAGGAGTCAGCAGAGGGGCAATTAAATGGGTGGATGTCCACCAGTATCCCGAAAGTAAAACGCCTACGAAAGATGTGCTGAGTGACTTAAAATCAAAAGGCTATAAAATCGTAGTTACTAGTCCAAATGGAAATGCTTGTTCTCCAGAGGACTTGCATTTAACTCAGCCTTTTGCAGTGGTAATGGGAAATGAGAGAGATGGGGTAAGCGAAGAATCAAAAGCAATGGCAGATGATTTTGTTCGTCTGCCAATGCATGGTTTCACTGAAAGCTATAATGTTTCAGTAGCATCCGGCATTATATTTTACAGCTTAATCAGTAAAATAAGATCTCTTGTAGAAAATTGGCAATTTGACGATCAAACCAAGGCCGATTACCGTTTGCAATGGTATAAAAAATGTATGGCCAGACCTGACGATTATGAAAGATTCTTCGTTAAGGCTTTTGAACCTGATAAATTGTAA
- a CDS encoding DNA topoisomerase IV subunit B has translation MAEFQYDEDSIKSLDWREHIRMRPGMYIGKLGDGSSPDDGIYVLVKEVIDNSIDEHMMGFGKTIEIKITDQRVEVRDYGRGIPLGKVVDCVSKINTGGKYDTGAFQKSVGLNGVGTKAVNALSNYFKVQAFREGQTKIAEFKRGVIENDANVSSSSGRNGTLIAFEPDETVFKNYHFIPGFLEEQMWNYAFLNSGLTINFNGEKFHSANGLKDLLDRKSDEETNRYPIIHLKGEDIEMAMTHANQYGEEYYSFVNGQNTTQGGTHLVAFKEAIVKTVRDFYGKNYDPSDIRQAVVAAVAVRVQEPVFESQTKTKLGSQNVAPDGPTMRTFINDFVKKALDDYLHRNPKTAEALQKRIMQSERERKDMAGIKKLANERAKKANLHNKKLRDCRVHYDDNKHDRKDDTMIFITEGDSASGSITKSRDVQTQAVFSLRGKPLNCYGKTKKLVYENEEFNLLQHALNIEEGLEGLRYRKVIIATDADVDGMHIRLLLMTFFLQFFPDLVRDGHLYILDTPLFRVRNKKETIYCYSDEERRRAIEKIGKAAEITRFKGLGEISPEEFGEFINENIKLDPIILNNQTKIKDLLTFYMGTNTMERQQFIIDKLRVEKDLEEELAEA, from the coding sequence ATGGCGGAATTTCAATATGATGAGGACAGTATAAAATCACTGGATTGGCGGGAACATATACGTATGCGTCCTGGAATGTATATTGGTAAATTAGGTGATGGTTCATCTCCTGATGACGGAATATACGTTTTGGTTAAAGAAGTGATTGATAACTCCATTGATGAACATATGATGGGGTTTGGAAAAACAATAGAAATTAAGATAACCGATCAGAGAGTAGAGGTGAGAGATTATGGCAGAGGCATCCCGCTCGGAAAAGTGGTAGATTGCGTCTCCAAGATCAACACCGGAGGTAAATATGATACAGGAGCATTCCAAAAGTCCGTTGGTCTGAATGGAGTTGGTACTAAAGCAGTCAATGCCTTATCTAATTATTTTAAAGTGCAAGCTTTCAGGGAAGGCCAAACAAAGATTGCTGAATTTAAGAGGGGAGTTATTGAGAATGATGCGAATGTAAGCAGTTCGAGCGGCAGGAATGGTACTTTGATTGCCTTTGAGCCAGATGAAACAGTATTTAAAAATTATCATTTTATTCCTGGTTTCTTGGAAGAACAGATGTGGAATTATGCTTTTCTTAACTCTGGTTTAACCATTAATTTTAATGGTGAGAAGTTTCATTCAGCAAATGGCTTAAAGGATTTATTGGATAGAAAATCTGACGAAGAAACTAATCGATACCCAATCATTCATTTGAAAGGAGAAGATATTGAAATGGCTATGACTCACGCCAATCAGTATGGAGAAGAGTATTATTCTTTTGTAAATGGCCAAAATACTACACAAGGAGGAACGCATTTAGTTGCTTTTAAGGAGGCTATTGTGAAAACTGTTCGTGATTTTTACGGAAAGAATTATGATCCATCAGATATCAGGCAAGCAGTAGTAGCTGCCGTGGCTGTCCGAGTTCAAGAGCCAGTTTTTGAATCTCAAACCAAAACTAAATTAGGTTCTCAAAATGTGGCGCCAGATGGACCTACAATGCGTACATTCATTAATGATTTCGTCAAGAAAGCATTAGACGATTACTTGCATAGAAATCCTAAGACTGCTGAGGCCCTTCAGAAGAGAATCATGCAATCTGAGCGGGAACGTAAGGACATGGCTGGAATAAAAAAGCTCGCCAACGAACGTGCTAAGAAGGCCAACCTTCACAATAAAAAACTACGTGACTGTCGAGTTCATTATGATGATAATAAACATGATAGAAAAGATGATACGATGATTTTCATCACCGAGGGAGATTCTGCCTCTGGTTCTATCACTAAATCGCGAGATGTCCAGACTCAAGCTGTTTTTAGTCTTAGAGGCAAGCCATTAAATTGCTATGGTAAAACCAAGAAATTAGTGTATGAAAATGAGGAATTTAACCTTTTGCAACATGCATTGAATATAGAAGAAGGATTGGAAGGGCTTAGATATAGAAAAGTGATTATTGCCACTGATGCCGATGTTGATGGAATGCATATTCGTTTACTTTTAATGACTTTCTTTTTGCAGTTTTTCCCAGATTTAGTGCGTGATGGTCATTTGTATATTTTAGATACACCTTTGTTTAGAGTAAGAAATAAAAAGGAAACGATTTACTGCTATTCTGATGAAGAAAGAAGAAGAGCAATAGAGAAAATCGGAAAAGCGGCAGAGATCACTCGATTTAAAGGTTTAGGAGAGATATCTCCAGAGGAATTTGGTGAGTTTATCAATGAGAACATCAAATTGGATCCGATTATCTTAAATAACCAAACAAAAATAAAAGACCTGTTGACTTTCTATATGGGAACAAATACCATGGAGAGACAACAGTTTATTATTGATAAATTAAGGGTGGAGAAGGATTTAGAGGAAGAATTAGCCGAAGCTTAA
- a CDS encoding sterol desaturase family protein, translated as MDFNPIILSIPIYFALIGIELLIQAVKRYRIYRLNDAITNISCGITQQVTGIFFKVLSVAAYQWVFENFALFSIAPTWYNLILLFILADFFYYWAHRKSHEINLFWGGHVVHHQSEDYNFSVALRQGSFQIIWTFFFYFPLAILGFDTLSFVLMSGLVTVYQFWIHTETIRKMGVFELIFNTPSHHRVHHGRNPKYIDKNHAGVFIIWDKMFGTFQKEEEKPTYGITKQTASWNPVWVNLQHYVEMSKGIRQMKGIKNKLKYIFYKPGWRPKEMGGQMPIPAVDPEHDQKFDKQASGAFSLYVLVQYIIILGGTALFLFTADNFNTWEQILAVALIILGVTSLGVVLEEKKYSFALEIFRVLLTPIVIVFVLLPVIGKAIMIAILAYGLLSFASLIFIKKSYSTVEQPTSKTIL; from the coding sequence ATGGATTTTAACCCAATCATATTATCAATCCCTATCTATTTTGCCCTCATTGGGATTGAATTACTCATTCAAGCAGTGAAAAGGTATAGAATTTATAGGCTAAATGATGCAATTACCAACATTAGCTGTGGAATAACCCAGCAAGTCACAGGCATCTTTTTCAAAGTACTTAGTGTAGCAGCTTATCAATGGGTATTCGAAAATTTTGCATTATTCTCTATTGCCCCAACCTGGTATAATTTGATATTACTGTTTATTCTGGCTGATTTCTTTTATTATTGGGCCCATCGGAAAAGTCACGAAATCAATTTGTTCTGGGGTGGGCATGTAGTACATCACCAAAGCGAAGATTACAACTTCTCTGTGGCTTTAAGGCAAGGTTCTTTCCAAATTATCTGGACATTTTTCTTCTATTTTCCATTAGCCATACTTGGTTTTGACACTTTAAGTTTTGTATTAATGTCTGGCTTGGTAACCGTTTATCAATTTTGGATTCATACTGAAACCATAAGGAAGATGGGAGTTTTTGAATTAATTTTCAACACACCTTCTCACCACCGAGTCCATCATGGTAGAAATCCCAAGTACATTGATAAAAATCATGCAGGAGTTTTTATTATTTGGGATAAAATGTTTGGGACTTTTCAAAAAGAGGAGGAAAAGCCTACGTATGGAATAACAAAGCAAACTGCAAGTTGGAATCCTGTTTGGGTAAATTTACAGCACTATGTAGAGATGAGTAAAGGTATCAGGCAAATGAAAGGAATAAAAAATAAACTTAAATATATTTTTTACAAACCTGGTTGGCGGCCCAAAGAAATGGGTGGTCAAATGCCGATTCCTGCAGTTGATCCTGAACATGATCAAAAGTTTGATAAGCAAGCATCTGGTGCATTTAGTCTATACGTTTTAGTTCAATACATCATTATTTTGGGTGGCACTGCCCTATTCCTCTTTACTGCTGACAATTTTAATACTTGGGAGCAAATATTAGCCGTTGCGTTAATTATTTTAGGAGTTACAAGTTTGGGCGTAGTCCTTGAGGAAAAAAAGTATTCCTTCGCTTTAGAAATATTTAGAGTATTACTTACGCCAATAGTAATCGTATTTGTCCTTCTTCCTGTAATAGGGAAGGCAATAATGATAGCAATATTAGCTTATGGACTACTTTCATTTGCCTCATTAATATTTATAAAGAAATCATATTCAACTGTCGAACAACCTACTTCAAAAACAATTTTATGA